The DNA segment ATCACCAGGTCGTGGCCGGTCGACTTCGTCGTGCCGTCGTCGAACTTCCACGTGTAGTCGACGATGCCGACGTTGTCGGTGGAGTTCTCGGCGTCGAAGTAGACGTCCTGGCCCGTCACCGCCGGGTCGGGCGAGACGTTCGCCTTCGCGGTCGGCGGCGTGGTGTCGCCGTTGTCGGCGTTCTCGACGGTGACTAGCTCCGTCACGCTGTCGCTGTTACCGGCCTCGTCAGTCACCGTGAGCGTGATTTCGTAACTACCGGTCTTCGTGTAGGTGTGGTTCGCCGTCACACCGCCCGTGAGGACATCGCCGGAGAAGTTCCAGGCGTACTCCGCGATGCCGGTGTCGTCGGTGGAGGCGCTCGCGTTCACCTGGAACGACTCGCCGACCGTGACGTTGGCGGGCACGTCGGCCTTCGCGGTCGGCGGCGAGTCCTCGCCGGACTGCTCGATGGTCACGGACACGTTCGCGCTGTCGGTGTTACCCGCGGCGTCGGCGACCGTCACCTCGGCGGTGTACGTCCCGGCGCTCGCGTACGCGTGGGTGACCGTTCCGTCGGTCGTCGTATCGTCGACTTCGCCGTTGCCGTCGAAGTCCCAGCGGTACTCGGTGACGCCCTTGTCGTCGGTGGACCCGGTGGCGTCGAAGGTTATCGACTCGCCGACGTTACCCGTCTGCGAGGAAACCGAGAGGTCGGCCTGCGGGGCCGTCTCGTCACCGCAACTGCCCTTCTCGACCGTTATCGACGAGTCCATGTCGAGCGTTCGCTCGGAGTCGGCGCCCAGAAGCTTCCAGGCGTCGGTCCGGTTCGCGCTGTCGCCCGAGTACTTCCAGTCGCCCCAGTGGGCGGCGTCCTCGTTGAAGCCGGGCGTGACGGTGATGGTGTCGTCGGCGATGCCGCGGAACGCGCCGCCGTCGGTGCGGTGTTCCGCCCACATCCAGTCGATGACGTGTTTCGAGCCGCTAATGTCCCAGTTGTCGTCCTGGGGTTGGCCGTTTATCGTGTAGTTGTCGTCGCGGACGACCCACTCGCCGTCGTCCATGTTCGAAAGTTCGAACGTGATGGTGCTGGCGTAGGGGGCGTCCTGGTCGCCCTCGTCCAGTTCGTCGTGGAGGAAGACCAGGCTGTAGCCCTCGCTCCCGCGGTAGACGAAGACGCTGCTGTTCTGGTTCTCCTGGAGGTGCTTCGTCCCGTGGGAGGAGTAGGTGTACTCCGGCGGTTCGGTGTTGTTCGGCTTGCGGTAGTCGTAGAACGCCGAGACGTTCTGATCGCCCGAACCGAGCGGGGCGACCTCCATGCACTCGCCGTTCTGCGTGACGGTGAACGTCGTCGTGCCGCCCGCCGCGGTGGCCGCACCGACGCCGGCGGTCGACAGCGTTGAGAGGACCAACAATCCGGCGAGCAGGACGCTCCGGAGTCGGTCGCGCGTCACGGGGCACCTCCCGTACGCGCGCGTACCGGTGGTCGTCCGGGTTCGTTTGTGGGCCGATACTGTCCGTCGAAGCCGCCGAGGCTATCTGCGGGCCGCGTCGAGGGCGGCTCGCGGCGTCTGCGGCGGGGATTCGTTTCGGGCATGGTGGGGTGGATTTGGATGCGTGGTTTCGCGATTTCCGGGCGTTTCGGTCGTCTTAACTTCCGAATCGGTCGTCACGGCATCGTTACTCGAACACATCCGACTCCACAGCCCTTTGTTATCTGGCGTATGTACCGGTTTCAGGGCCTCTCTGTCGTGTTCGCAGGACGTGTCTGCTAGGTGTACAGTTGACGATTACTAGATGCGTAAGCACGGCCTGCGCTCGGTCGACTCCTATTCTCGGCGATGAAAAAGAGACGGCCCTTCACGCGTAGGCGGTGCCTACGCGTCCGAATCGGGTCGGCCGGTGGCGGTGACGTAGATGCCGGCGAGCACGACCAGGCCGCCGGCGACCGTGAACGCGTCGGGCACCTCGCCCAGAAGCGCCAGCGCCAGCAGGGTCGAGCCGACCGGTTCGCCCAGGAGCGTGACGCTGACCACGCTCGACTCGACGTACTTCAGCGCCCAGTTGATGGCGGTGTGGCCGAGGATTCCCGGACCGACCGCCATGCCGACGAAGAGTAGCCATTCCCGAGGCGGGTAGGCCGACGGCGCGACCGTCGCGCCGTCGGCCAGCGCGACGCCGAGCAGGACGACCGCACAGACGCTATAGACGACGGTGACGTAGGGAACGAGCGCGACCCGCTGGCGGAGCGACCGTCCGGCGAGCACGTAACCCGCGGCCGTGACCGCGCCGACGAGCGCGAGCGCGTCGCCGTAGAGCGGTCGCTCGCCGGCGAGCGCAGCCCCCGACACCAGCCCGCCGAGCGACATCGCCACGATGCCGGCGACGGCGACCAGGATGCCGACCATCATCCAGCGGTTGACCCGCTCGTCGAGTAGCACCGCCGCGCCGACCGCGACGAACAGCGGTTGGGACTGGACGAGCGTGACGCTCGCCGCGACGGTGGTCCACTCCAGGCTCTCGAACCACGTCGCGAAGTGGGCGGCGAGCGCGACGCCCGTGACGACCGCGACCCCCAGATCGCGGCCCGACAGCGACCGGAGCTGGCCGCGGTAGCGCGTCGCGGCCAGCGGTGCGAGCATCGCGGTGGTGAACAACACCCGGTAGAACGCCTTGACGACGCTCGGTGCCTCGCTGTACCGGACGAGGATGGCGCTGGTGCTGACCGCCGCGATGGCGACAGCGAGCGCGGCCATCGGCGGCGTCCGGTCTTCGAGCGCCGTCAGCGTATCCATCGTCGGAGACGTCGGACGGCCGGCGTTTATGCCAACCGGTTCGCCGCGGTACCGAAGCGCTGCCGGAACGCCAGCCGTTTTTCCGTCGGGGCGCGAACGGAGGCCATGGACGACTGGGTCGGGACCGCGCTGGTGGTGGCGTCGGCGGTCGGGTTCGGGACGCTCGGCATCTTCGGGAAA comes from the Halorussus vallis genome and includes:
- a CDS encoding DMT family transporter gives rise to the protein MDTLTALEDRTPPMAALAVAIAAVSTSAILVRYSEAPSVVKAFYRVLFTTAMLAPLAATRYRGQLRSLSGRDLGVAVVTGVALAAHFATWFESLEWTTVAASVTLVQSQPLFVAVGAAVLLDERVNRWMMVGILVAVAGIVAMSLGGLVSGAALAGERPLYGDALALVGAVTAAGYVLAGRSLRQRVALVPYVTVVYSVCAVVLLGVALADGATVAPSAYPPREWLLFVGMAVGPGILGHTAINWALKYVESSVVSVTLLGEPVGSTLLALALLGEVPDAFTVAGGLVVLAGIYVTATGRPDSDA